One window of the Xenopus tropicalis strain Nigerian chromosome 10, UCB_Xtro_10.0, whole genome shotgun sequence genome contains the following:
- the LOC100487148 gene encoding extended synaptotagmin-1 isoform X1, which produces MFKGRIRVYLEPILDKPPFIGAATIYFPEKPDLRLKFTGLTRLANPTMINTFVHKKILEAMGMLLIKPKALCIPLDLNYKTEELNYTRTMNIFRIYVLEAEGFRSEDFRTETLSSYVAISSAKQKARTSVANNSLNPTWHQAFEMAFNDIPEQEIEFRLFNDRLIKGELLGSCRISVKELKKHTNLDMWLPLDNVAPARLHIRSQRLRLVTDRAELRKVMSGFLFSGCLGSGRRLLLFASWHLFVFSQVLVGNHMSRPIQMKEFSSALLSVHVSKGKDLKLPTGNRMPTTLTEIHVGKMREQTLYSPLCIQTPDPVWKETFSFLMKDPRMEKVELVVKDNYHGSLGSISVPISRLLEARNLTITDWYELCPSEHRGAILVKLELWILVPPNGETQKAKVPSSQQPQCKDVNKRRAGPRLLVKRKLISTHYKPRRFPTAATGATEEPEQRRESNGPATFKGQLIRAARLICRACTPRR; this is translated from the exons ATG TTCAAGGGAAGAATCCGAGTGTATCTAGAACCAATCCTGGACAAACCGCCATTTATTGGCGCAGCCACTATTTACTTCCCTGAAAAACCG GATCTTCGTCTTAAATTCACGGGCCTTACAAGACTGGCCAATCCCACTATGATAAA CACGTTCGTACACAAAAAGATCCTAGAGGCAATGGGAATGCTTCTGATTAAGCCAAAGGCTTTGTGCATCCCATTAGACCTGAATTATAAAACGGAAGAGCTGAACTATACAAGGACAATG AATATATTCCGTATTTATGTACTGGAAGCTGAGGGTTTTAGATCTGAAGACTTCCGGACAGAAACCCTCAGTTCTTATGTTGCCATAAGCAGTGCCAAGCAAAAGGCAAGAACAAGTGTGGCCAACAACAGCCTTAATCCAACATGGCACCAGGCATTTGAG ATGGCATTTAATGACATCCCAGAGCAAGAGATTGAATTCCGGCTCTTTAATGACAGACTGATTAAGGGCGAGTTGCTGGGCAG CTGCAGAATCAGCGTGAAGGAGCTCAAGAAACATACAAACTTGGATATG TGGCTCCCGCTGGATAATGTGGCCCCTGCAAGGCTTCACATTAGGAGTCAGCGGCTCAGACTTGTTACTGACCGTGCCGAGCTTAGGAAGGTAATGTCTGGGTTCCTTTTCTCTGGCTGCTTGGGCTCAGGGAGGCGCCTTCTGCTCTTTGCTTCATGGCACTTGTTTGTCTTTTCCCAGGTTCTGGTGGGGAACCACATGTCTCGTCCGATACAGATGAAGGAATTTTCCTCAGCGCTCCTCAGCGTGCATGTATCGAAAGGCAAGGACCTCAAG TTACCGACTGGAAACAGGATGCCAACAACCCTTACAGAAATCCATGTCGGAAAAATGAGGGAACAAACCTTG TATTCGCCGCTCTGTATCCAAACCCCGGATCCGGTATGGAAAGAGACTTTCAGCTTCCTAATGAAGGACCCTCGAATGGAGAAAGTGGAATTAGTG GTAAAAGACAATTACCATGGGTCCCTGGGCTCTATATCTGTGCCCATCTCTAGACTCCTGGAAGCAAGAAATCTCACTATCACAGACTGGTATGAGCTCTGCCCGTCTGAGCATCGCGGAGCTATACTGGTTAAACTGGAGTTGTGG ATTTTGGTTCCACCAAATGGTGAAACCCAGAAAGCCAAAGTTCCCAGCTCTCAGCAGCCTCAATGTAAGGATGTGAATAAGCGAAGAGCTGGCCCCAGGCTGCTTGTAAAGAGGAAACTTATTTCAACGCACTACAAACCAAGGAG ATTTCCCACAGCAGCCACTGGCGCTACTGAAGAACCAGAACAACGGAGAGAATCAAATGGACCTGCgacatttaaagggcaactaatacGAGCAGCAAGACTTATATGCAGAGCGTGCACTCCACGGCGCTGA
- the LOC100487148 gene encoding extended synaptotagmin-1 isoform X2, which produces MFKGRIRVYLEPILDKPPFIGAATIYFPEKPDLRLKFTGLTRLANPTMINTFVHKKILEAMGMLLIKPKALCIPLDLNYKTEELNYTRTMNIFRIYVLEAEGFRSEDFRTETLSSYVAISSAKQKARTSVANNSLNPTWHQAFEMAFNDIPEQEIEFRLFNDRLIKGELLGSCRISVKELKKHTNLDMWLPLDNVAPARLHIRSQRLRLVTDRAELRKVLVGNHMSRPIQMKEFSSALLSVHVSKGKDLKLPTGNRMPTTLTEIHVGKMREQTLYSPLCIQTPDPVWKETFSFLMKDPRMEKVELVVKDNYHGSLGSISVPISRLLEARNLTITDWYELCPSEHRGAILVKLELWILVPPNGETQKAKVPSSQQPQCKDVNKRRAGPRLLVKRKLISTHYKPRRFPTAATGATEEPEQRRESNGPATFKGQLIRAARLICRACTPRR; this is translated from the exons ATG TTCAAGGGAAGAATCCGAGTGTATCTAGAACCAATCCTGGACAAACCGCCATTTATTGGCGCAGCCACTATTTACTTCCCTGAAAAACCG GATCTTCGTCTTAAATTCACGGGCCTTACAAGACTGGCCAATCCCACTATGATAAA CACGTTCGTACACAAAAAGATCCTAGAGGCAATGGGAATGCTTCTGATTAAGCCAAAGGCTTTGTGCATCCCATTAGACCTGAATTATAAAACGGAAGAGCTGAACTATACAAGGACAATG AATATATTCCGTATTTATGTACTGGAAGCTGAGGGTTTTAGATCTGAAGACTTCCGGACAGAAACCCTCAGTTCTTATGTTGCCATAAGCAGTGCCAAGCAAAAGGCAAGAACAAGTGTGGCCAACAACAGCCTTAATCCAACATGGCACCAGGCATTTGAG ATGGCATTTAATGACATCCCAGAGCAAGAGATTGAATTCCGGCTCTTTAATGACAGACTGATTAAGGGCGAGTTGCTGGGCAG CTGCAGAATCAGCGTGAAGGAGCTCAAGAAACATACAAACTTGGATATG TGGCTCCCGCTGGATAATGTGGCCCCTGCAAGGCTTCACATTAGGAGTCAGCGGCTCAGACTTGTTACTGACCGTGCCGAGCTTAGGAAG GTTCTGGTGGGGAACCACATGTCTCGTCCGATACAGATGAAGGAATTTTCCTCAGCGCTCCTCAGCGTGCATGTATCGAAAGGCAAGGACCTCAAG TTACCGACTGGAAACAGGATGCCAACAACCCTTACAGAAATCCATGTCGGAAAAATGAGGGAACAAACCTTG TATTCGCCGCTCTGTATCCAAACCCCGGATCCGGTATGGAAAGAGACTTTCAGCTTCCTAATGAAGGACCCTCGAATGGAGAAAGTGGAATTAGTG GTAAAAGACAATTACCATGGGTCCCTGGGCTCTATATCTGTGCCCATCTCTAGACTCCTGGAAGCAAGAAATCTCACTATCACAGACTGGTATGAGCTCTGCCCGTCTGAGCATCGCGGAGCTATACTGGTTAAACTGGAGTTGTGG ATTTTGGTTCCACCAAATGGTGAAACCCAGAAAGCCAAAGTTCCCAGCTCTCAGCAGCCTCAATGTAAGGATGTGAATAAGCGAAGAGCTGGCCCCAGGCTGCTTGTAAAGAGGAAACTTATTTCAACGCACTACAAACCAAGGAG ATTTCCCACAGCAGCCACTGGCGCTACTGAAGAACCAGAACAACGGAGAGAATCAAATGGACCTGCgacatttaaagggcaactaatacGAGCAGCAAGACTTATATGCAGAGCGTGCACTCCACGGCGCTGA